From a single Sediminibacterium sp. KACHI17 genomic region:
- a CDS encoding S41 family peptidase has product MRPVITLIIILLFSQSLYAQDCTCKELLDSAIIKTESNYAGYQHKINARNRASYNNFKKGLLSVADRTSFLDCYDILNRYVKYFNDGHLFISEFPRATAAQSDSLAKTHPRYVTQGTPVAKQPDQIEGVWQNAKEQLEIVRITDKKFYAVIKKTTTARWQEGMIKMEITKGQNNKYSILFYNPDFTFSRFSDIGIFKRLLLGFGSNKYVKLEENDPEMNYIHVNKPEQPFFKVIDKDNVLLTVPSSLISQYIVDSILMKNKNLIVSAKNFILDLRSNTGGNYMWNGIQMLANTKPYLDKKDPTKDDFLMLASLDNAAYFENFKNFVNGDTAGIGYYTRLTNKIKNNLGATIGFSFYSARPSDTSQQTILPNPKNVAIIIDKGVASAAEAVINSLKSSSTKVIVYGENSHGMIDYVNVNTIRLKFIGNKRYYFGYPTFYSPDMLKNPINPTGIKPDVYIPNKVRNWIEWVIDDLKKKKG; this is encoded by the coding sequence ATGAGACCTGTTATTACACTTATTATAATTTTACTCTTTTCGCAAAGCTTATATGCACAAGATTGCACATGTAAAGAACTATTAGACTCAGCCATCATAAAAACAGAATCAAACTATGCCGGATACCAGCATAAAATCAATGCAAGGAATCGCGCATCGTACAATAATTTTAAAAAGGGACTTTTGTCAGTTGCAGATCGAACTTCATTTTTAGACTGTTATGATATTTTAAATCGTTATGTCAAATATTTCAATGATGGTCATTTATTTATTTCAGAATTTCCAAGAGCTACGGCAGCTCAATCCGATAGTTTAGCTAAAACCCATCCACGATATGTAACTCAAGGTACACCTGTTGCTAAGCAACCGGATCAAATAGAAGGGGTTTGGCAAAACGCAAAAGAGCAGTTGGAAATAGTTCGCATTACAGATAAAAAATTTTATGCTGTGATCAAAAAAACAACCACAGCCAGATGGCAGGAAGGAATGATTAAAATGGAGATCACTAAGGGGCAGAACAATAAGTATAGCATACTTTTTTACAATCCCGACTTCACATTTTCTCGATTCTCTGACATAGGTATCTTCAAAAGATTGTTATTAGGGTTTGGATCGAATAAATATGTAAAACTCGAGGAGAATGATCCGGAAATGAATTACATACATGTCAACAAGCCAGAGCAACCTTTTTTTAAAGTAATAGACAAGGACAATGTTCTACTAACAGTCCCTTCTTCTCTTATTAGTCAATATATCGTTGACAGCATTTTAATGAAGAATAAGAATCTGATCGTCTCTGCAAAAAATTTTATCCTTGATTTAAGAAGTAATACCGGCGGAAATTATATGTGGAATGGAATTCAAATGTTGGCAAATACCAAACCGTACCTAGATAAAAAAGATCCTACTAAAGATGATTTTTTAATGCTTGCTTCTTTAGACAATGCAGCTTATTTTGAAAATTTTAAAAATTTTGTGAATGGAGATACTGCAGGTATTGGTTATTATACCAGACTCACAAATAAGATCAAAAATAATTTGGGAGCAACAATAGGTTTTTCATTTTATAGCGCCCGACCAAGCGACACCTCTCAACAAACTATTCTCCCTAACCCCAAAAATGTGGCTATCATTATAGACAAAGGAGTAGCAAGTGCTGCAGAAGCTGTTATTAACTCCTTGAAATCATCTAGCACTAAGGTTATTGTTTATGGAGAAAATTCACATGGTATGATCGACTATGTAAATGTGAATACGATTCGATTAAAGTTTATAGGCAATAAAAGATATTACTTTGGCTATCCTACTTTTTATAGCCCTGACATGTTAAAGAACCCCATTAACCCAACCGGAATCAAACCCGATGTCTATATCCCCAATAAAGTGAGAAAT
- a CDS encoding M13 family metallopeptidase, whose product MKQLATLLVGASLIFAACKTNTDQSAYFNADGMDTTVHPGDNFFQYANGTWVKNSVIPDDQSGWGSFFTLYDENLKKMRTILDELSAKTDHQPGSNEQKVGDFYASGMDTIAIEKAGYEPLKPMLAKIEAVKDYKELISLLASSYTEGDGDLLGIYIGADERNSSKNILSLYQTGLTLPEKDYYTKTDAPTVEKRQKLVAHITNLFVLTGVDKTLAAQQAAAVLKLETAIAVSHLAPVELRDPIKNYNKMSVGDLEKISPNIGWSASLAKMGIQTDSINVAQPAYYKTLSTLLASQPIDVWKSKVKFDYISSNASLLSKAFVDERFAFNKLFSGAKTQEDRWKKMVSRTDDGLKDLLGQIFVQKYFPAEAKKRMDELVNNLQIAFDKRIAQLDWMSDTTKQKAKEKLAAIMKKIGYPDKWRSYDDVKISRSDFYGNMRSIAKHDYKESIAKIGKPVDKTEWQMTAPTVNAYYNPTFNEIVFPAGILQFPFFELKADDAINYGAIGMVIGHEMTHGFDDQGRQYDAQGNLTDWWTKTDAEKFTAKAKGVIEQYNAYTVLDSLHVNGALTLGENLADIGGLAIAFDAFKLTKQGQSAEKIGGFTPDQRFFLGYAQVWRIVDRPESLRTRITTDPHSPEEFRVNGPLANFEPFYQAFGVTEKHKLYRPAAQRARIW is encoded by the coding sequence ATGAAACAACTTGCCACTTTATTAGTAGGAGCGAGTCTCATTTTCGCTGCCTGTAAAACCAACACAGATCAGTCTGCTTATTTTAATGCAGACGGTATGGATACCACAGTTCATCCGGGCGATAACTTCTTTCAGTATGCTAATGGCACATGGGTGAAGAATAGTGTGATCCCTGATGACCAGAGTGGATGGGGTAGCTTTTTTACCCTCTATGATGAGAACCTCAAAAAAATGAGAACCATCCTTGACGAGCTTTCAGCCAAAACAGATCATCAACCAGGGAGTAACGAGCAAAAAGTAGGAGACTTCTACGCCAGTGGTATGGATACTATTGCAATAGAGAAAGCAGGCTATGAACCTCTCAAGCCGATGCTGGCAAAAATTGAGGCGGTCAAAGATTATAAAGAGCTCATCAGCTTACTCGCTTCCAGTTATACTGAAGGAGATGGCGATCTGCTGGGTATTTATATTGGTGCTGATGAAAGGAACAGTAGTAAAAATATTTTGAGTTTATACCAAACAGGATTAACCCTTCCTGAAAAAGATTATTATACCAAAACAGATGCACCTACTGTAGAAAAGCGTCAGAAGCTGGTAGCGCATATCACCAATCTTTTTGTACTCACCGGTGTTGATAAAACGCTGGCAGCACAACAAGCAGCCGCAGTATTAAAATTAGAGACGGCTATTGCCGTATCTCATCTGGCGCCTGTTGAGTTGCGTGATCCGATCAAGAACTACAACAAAATGTCTGTGGGTGATCTGGAAAAAATATCACCCAACATTGGTTGGTCAGCATCGCTTGCTAAAATGGGAATTCAAACAGACAGCATTAATGTGGCGCAGCCTGCTTATTATAAAACACTCAGTACACTCTTGGCATCTCAACCCATTGATGTATGGAAGAGCAAAGTGAAGTTCGATTATATTTCTTCTAATGCCTCATTGTTGAGTAAAGCGTTTGTAGATGAACGTTTTGCTTTCAATAAATTATTCTCCGGTGCTAAAACGCAGGAAGATCGCTGGAAGAAAATGGTGAGTAGAACAGATGATGGATTAAAGGATCTGCTCGGACAAATCTTTGTTCAAAAATATTTTCCGGCTGAAGCCAAAAAAAGAATGGATGAGTTGGTGAATAATCTGCAGATCGCATTTGACAAACGCATTGCTCAGTTGGATTGGATGAGTGATACCACCAAACAAAAAGCAAAAGAGAAATTAGCTGCGATTATGAAAAAGATCGGATATCCGGATAAGTGGAGATCTTATGATGATGTGAAGATCAGTCGCAGTGATTTCTATGGCAATATGCGCAGCATCGCCAAGCATGATTACAAAGAAAGCATTGCTAAAATTGGTAAACCTGTTGATAAGACCGAATGGCAAATGACAGCACCCACTGTGAATGCTTATTATAATCCAACTTTTAATGAGATCGTATTTCCTGCGGGTATCTTGCAATTTCCATTCTTTGAACTAAAAGCAGATGATGCGATCAACTATGGCGCGATCGGAATGGTGATCGGTCATGAAATGACACATGGTTTTGATGATCAGGGTAGACAATATGATGCGCAAGGAAACCTGACCGACTGGTGGACCAAAACAGATGCTGAAAAGTTCACTGCTAAAGCAAAGGGTGTTATTGAACAATACAATGCATACACAGTATTAGATAGTTTGCATGTGAATGGAGCACTTACACTGGGAGAGAACTTGGCAGATATAGGTGGATTGGCGATTGCCTTTGATGCCTTCAAACTGACCAAGCAAGGACAAAGCGCTGAGAAAATAGGAGGGTTCACACCTGATCAACGCTTTTTCCTAGGGTATGCCCAGGTTTGGCGAATCGTTGACCGCCCGGAAAGTCTTAGAACCAGGATCACGACCGACCCCCATAGTCCCGAGGAATTCAGGGTAAACGGCCCATTGGCCAATTTTGAGCCTTTTTATCAGGCTTTTGGAGTCACTGAAAAGCATAAGCTCTACCGTCCGGCCGCTCAGCGGGCTAGGATTTGGTAG
- the rpoB gene encoding DNA-directed RNA polymerase subunit beta, whose translation MSTTTLNNRVGFGKTKHLADAPDLLDIQLESFREFFQLETTPDKRNNEGLFRVFKENFPITDTRNIFVLEFLDYFIDPPRYTLDECMERGLTYAVPLKAKLRLSCNDEEHVDFQTIVQDVFLGNIPYMTPRGTFVINGAERVVVSQLHRSPGVFFGQSVHPNGTKIYSARVIPFKGAWMEFATDINNVMYAYIDRKKKFPVTTLLRSIGFETDKDILELFGMADEVKADKKTLANHVGKKLAARVLRTWVEDFVDEDTGEVVSIERNEIVMERDTVLDEEAIATIIEMEIKSVFIQKEDVGGDYAIIYNTLNKDTSNSELEAVQHIYRQLRGADAPDNETARGIIDKLFFSDKRYDLGEVGRYKINRKLNLDYPLTKKVLTKQDIIEIIKYLVRLTNAKAEIDDIDHLSNRRVRTVGEQLYAQFGVGLARMARTIRERMNVRDNEVFTPVDLINARTLSSVINSFFGTSQLSQFLDQTNPLSEITHKRRISALGPGGLSRERAGFEVRDVHYSHYGRLCTIETPEGPNIGLISTLCVHATINDMGFIETPYRKVSNGKVNMKELTFLSAEEEDTAKIAQSNSPLNDKGEFAEDKVVSRQTGDFPILDKEEVEYMDVAPNQIVGLSASLIPFLEHDDANRALMGSNMQRQAVPLIRPEVPIVGTGLEGKAARDARIQIHAEGNGVVEFVDANEIHVRYDRNDIDRLISFNDDLQVYKLTKFIKTNQATCINLRPAVKKGQKVKKGDFLTEGYATKDGELALGRNLQVAFMPWKGYNFEDAIVISEKVVREDLFTSIHIDEYELEVRDTKLGEEELTPDIPNVSEDATKDLDENGIIRIGATIKEGDILIGKITPKGESDPTPEEKLLRAIFGDKAGDAKDASLKAPNGTEGVVIDKKLFQRAKKDKNGKIREKALLEKVEKVHQQNTESIKELLLDKLQTLLKDKASAGVSNNFGEMLIGKGAKFNQKNLSTIDYQNVNPLGWTGDAKTDDLINTLLHNYSIRYNEELGRYKREKFNISIGDELPAGVLKLAKVYLAVKRKLKVGDKMAGRHGNKGIVAKIVRAEDMPFMEDGTPVDIVLNPLGVPSRMNLGQIYETILGWTGKRLGVKFATPIFDGASTDEIEQYCKDASIPRNGHTYLYDGETGERFHQKATVGVIYMIKLHHMVDDKMHARSIGPYSLITQQPLGGKAQFGGQRFGEMEVWALEAYGAANILQELLTLKSDDIIGRAKTYEAIVKGDNIPRAGVPESFNVLVHELRGLGLDLKFD comes from the coding sequence ATGTCTACAACTACATTGAACAACAGGGTCGGCTTCGGTAAAACTAAACATTTGGCTGATGCTCCTGACCTGCTCGACATCCAGTTAGAATCATTCAGAGAATTTTTTCAGTTAGAGACTACGCCTGATAAGCGTAACAATGAAGGTCTCTTCCGCGTATTCAAGGAAAACTTTCCTATCACAGATACGCGTAACATCTTCGTGCTGGAATTCCTGGATTATTTTATTGATCCACCACGTTACACACTTGATGAGTGTATGGAGCGTGGTCTTACGTATGCAGTGCCTTTAAAAGCAAAACTGCGCTTAAGTTGTAATGATGAAGAGCACGTAGATTTCCAGACCATCGTTCAGGATGTGTTCCTGGGTAATATTCCTTACATGACTCCCCGTGGTACATTCGTGATCAATGGTGCTGAGCGTGTAGTAGTATCTCAGTTGCATCGTTCTCCTGGTGTGTTCTTTGGACAATCAGTACACCCGAACGGTACCAAGATCTATTCTGCCCGTGTGATTCCTTTCAAAGGTGCATGGATGGAATTTGCTACCGATATCAACAATGTAATGTATGCTTACATCGATCGTAAGAAAAAGTTCCCTGTAACAACTTTGTTACGTTCTATCGGTTTCGAAACTGATAAGGATATTCTGGAACTCTTCGGTATGGCCGATGAAGTGAAAGCCGATAAGAAAACACTTGCCAATCACGTTGGTAAAAAACTCGCTGCTCGTGTATTAAGAACATGGGTGGAAGATTTCGTGGATGAAGATACCGGTGAGGTAGTGAGCATTGAGCGTAACGAGATCGTGATGGAGCGTGATACCGTTTTAGATGAGGAAGCAATTGCTACCATCATCGAAATGGAGATCAAAAGTGTATTCATTCAGAAGGAAGATGTGGGTGGTGATTATGCGATCATCTACAACACATTGAATAAAGATACTTCGAACAGTGAACTGGAAGCGGTTCAGCATATCTATCGCCAATTGCGTGGTGCTGATGCTCCGGATAATGAAACTGCTCGTGGTATCATCGATAAATTATTCTTCTCTGATAAGCGTTATGATCTGGGTGAAGTAGGTCGATACAAAATCAACCGTAAACTGAACCTTGATTATCCGCTGACCAAGAAAGTATTGACCAAGCAGGATATTATTGAGATCATCAAATACCTGGTTCGTCTGACCAATGCGAAGGCGGAGATCGATGATATCGATCACCTGAGCAACCGTCGTGTTCGTACCGTAGGAGAGCAGTTGTATGCTCAATTCGGGGTTGGTCTGGCTCGTATGGCCCGTACCATCCGTGAGCGTATGAACGTTCGTGACAATGAGGTATTTACTCCGGTAGATCTGATCAACGCAAGAACACTTTCTTCTGTGATCAACTCTTTCTTCGGAACTTCTCAGTTGTCTCAATTCCTTGATCAAACCAACCCACTGAGTGAGATCACGCACAAGCGTCGTATCTCCGCACTCGGACCCGGTGGTTTGAGTCGTGAGCGTGCCGGTTTCGAGGTACGTGACGTACACTACTCACACTATGGTCGTTTGTGTACCATTGAAACTCCGGAAGGACCGAACATTGGTTTGATTTCTACACTTTGCGTACACGCTACGATCAATGATATGGGCTTTATTGAAACCCCTTATCGTAAAGTATCGAATGGTAAAGTGAACATGAAAGAACTCACTTTCCTGAGTGCAGAAGAAGAAGATACTGCGAAGATCGCGCAGAGTAATTCACCATTGAATGACAAAGGTGAATTTGCAGAAGATAAAGTGGTATCACGTCAAACTGGTGACTTCCCGATCTTAGATAAAGAAGAGGTGGAATACATGGACGTAGCACCCAATCAGATCGTAGGTCTGAGTGCTTCACTGATTCCATTCCTTGAACATGATGATGCCAACCGTGCGCTGATGGGATCGAACATGCAACGTCAGGCTGTACCATTGATCCGTCCGGAAGTGCCTATCGTAGGTACCGGCTTGGAAGGTAAAGCTGCTCGTGATGCACGTATCCAGATCCACGCAGAAGGTAATGGTGTGGTTGAGTTCGTTGATGCGAATGAGATCCATGTTCGTTATGACAGAAATGATATTGACAGACTCATCAGCTTTAATGATGATCTGCAAGTATATAAGCTTACTAAATTCATCAAAACCAACCAGGCCACTTGTATCAACCTTCGTCCTGCTGTGAAGAAAGGACAGAAAGTGAAGAAGGGTGACTTCTTAACTGAAGGTTATGCAACCAAAGATGGTGAACTGGCATTGGGTCGTAACCTGCAAGTGGCATTCATGCCATGGAAGGGTTACAACTTCGAGGATGCGATCGTTATTAGTGAGAAAGTAGTTCGCGAAGACCTGTTCACTTCTATTCACATCGATGAATATGAACTGGAAGTTCGTGACACAAAATTGGGTGAAGAAGAACTGACTCCGGATATCCCGAACGTATCAGAAGATGCGACCAAGGATCTGGATGAGAATGGTATTATCCGTATCGGTGCCACCATCAAAGAAGGTGATATCCTGATCGGTAAGATCACTCCAAAAGGTGAATCTGATCCTACTCCTGAAGAGAAACTCTTACGTGCGATCTTCGGTGATAAGGCCGGTGATGCAAAAGATGCTTCTCTGAAAGCTCCGAACGGAACTGAAGGTGTGGTAATCGATAAAAAACTATTCCAGCGCGCGAAGAAAGATAAGAATGGTAAGATCCGTGAGAAAGCATTGTTGGAGAAAGTAGAAAAAGTACACCAGCAGAACACAGAATCTATCAAAGAACTGTTGTTGGATAAGTTGCAGACCTTGTTGAAAGACAAAGCTTCTGCAGGTGTTAGCAACAACTTTGGTGAAATGCTGATCGGTAAAGGCGCTAAGTTCAATCAAAAGAACCTGAGCACCATCGATTATCAGAATGTGAATCCGTTGGGTTGGACAGGCGATGCTAAAACAGATGATCTGATCAATACTTTATTGCACAACTATAGCATCCGTTACAATGAAGAACTGGGACGTTACAAGCGTGAGAAGTTCAACATTTCTATTGGTGATGAGTTACCTGCAGGTGTATTGAAATTAGCTAAAGTATATCTTGCTGTGAAGCGTAAGCTGAAAGTGGGAGATAAGATGGCGGGTCGTCACGGTAACAAAGGTATCGTTGCGAAGATCGTTCGTGCTGAAGATATGCCATTTATGGAAGATGGTACACCGGTTGATATCGTACTGAATCCATTGGGGGTACCTTCAAGGATGAACCTGGGACAGATCTATGAAACCATTCTGGGCTGGACCGGTAAACGTCTGGGTGTGAAATTCGCTACGCCGATCTTCGATGGTGCAAGCACTGATGAGATCGAGCAATATTGTAAAGATGCGAGCATTCCTAGAAACGGACATACTTATCTGTATGATGGTGAAACCGGAGAGCGTTTCCACCAGAAAGCCACTGTGGGTGTGATCTACATGATCAAACTACACCACATGGTAGATGATAAGATGCACGCACGTTCGATCGGACCATACAGCTTGATCACACAACAGCCGTTGGGTGGTAAGGCACAGTTTGGTGGACAGCGTTTTGGTGAGATGGAAGTATGGGCACTGGAAGCATATGGTGCTGCTAACATCCTCCAGGAATTGTTGACACTGAAGTCTGATGATATCATCGGAAGAGCCAAGACTTATGAAGCCATCGTGAAGGGAGATAATATCCCTCGCGCCGGTGTACCTGAATCGTTCAATGTATTGGTACATGAACTGAGAGGTTTGGGTCTGGATCTGAAATTCGATTAA